From Quercus robur chromosome 8, dhQueRobu3.1, whole genome shotgun sequence:
TAATTAATCGGTCTCCATCAGTTCCATCAGTTCTATTGTTGAGAAGGTCAGATGTTTGTTGAGAATGACTAATCTGCCTAAGTCATTTTGGTGTGAAGCTGTTCAAACTGCGTGCTACCTAATTAATCAATCTCCATCAGTTCCATTGGAGTTTGATATTCCAAAGAGAGTTTGGACTGGGAAAGATATTTCTTACTCTCACTTGAAGGTATTTGGGTGCAAGACATTTGCACGTGTGCCTAAGGAACAAAGATTGAAGCTTGATAGTAAAGCCATTCCTTGTAAATTTGTAGGCTAAGGAGATGCAGAATTTGGCTAAAAGTTATGGGATcttgagaaaaagaagatgatcaGAAGTCGAGATGTGGTTTTTCATGAGAATAAAAATTTGGCAAACTTTGAGAAAACTGAAAAGACAAAGGATGTTGTTGTAGGTGTTCCTAACCTTACACCTACCTCTTCTTCCTCTAATCGTGCCACAAATAGGGAAGAGGTGCAAGATGAGAATCTTGGTGATGATCCAATAGCAGTTGATGGTGATGTACCAGTAAGAGCTGATGGTGATGATGCTCAAGATATTGAAGATGTTGAACAGGGGGAGCAACCTGTTCCACCAGAGATTGAAAAACCTCAAGTGAGGAGGTCTACTAGGGAGCGTCGTCCATTGACTAGATATCCCTCTTCTGAGTATATTTTGCTTACTGATGAGGGGGAGCCAGAATGCTTTCAAAAAGTAGAGTCTCATAAGGACAAGCAGAGCTGGATGAAGTCTATGCAAGAAAAGATGAATTCTTTGTAcaagaataaaacttatgagTTGGTTGAACTTCCAAAAGGTAAGAAGGCATTGAGAAATAAATAGGTGTTCAAGAAAGATAGTGAAAAGTTAGTGAAGTACAAAGCTTGATTGGTGGTCCAGGGTTTTAGTTAGAAACATGGGGTTGATTTTGATGAAATATTCTCTCCAGTAGTAAAGATGAGTTCCATTCGAGTAGTTCTGGGATTAGTAGCTAGCTTGGATCTTGAGCTTGAGTAATTAGATGTGAAGACTGCTTTCCTCCATGGTGATTTGGAGGAAGAGATCTACATGGTACAGCCAGAGGGATTTGAAGTGAAAGGAAAAGAACACATGGTGTGCAGATTGAAGAAGAGTTTGTATGGGTTGAAGCAAGTTCcaagacagtggtacaagaagtTTAACTCATTCATGGTAGGTCACGGGTACACAAAGACAAATGTAGATCATTGTGTGTATGTCAAAAAGTTTCCTGATGGtaaatttcttattcttctGTTATCTGTAGATGATATGTTGATAGTAGGGCAAGATGATAGTATGATTGGTGATTTGAAGAAGGATTTGTTCAAGGCCTTTGATATAAAAGACTTAGGTCCAGCACGACAAATTCTAGGCATGAAAATTACACGTGATAGGAAAGCCAAGAAGTTATGATTGTCAcaagaaaaaaatgttgaaagaaTACTTGAAAGGTTTAACATGAAGCATGCCAAACCAATTGGTACACCTCTTGGCGGTCATTTCAAGCTAAGTAAGAAATCTTGTCCGTCATCcatgaaagagaaagagaacatGGCATCAGTTCCTTATTCCTCTGCAGTCGGGAgtttgatgtatgctatggtttGCACATGACTAGATATTGCTCATGCAGTTGATGTTGTCAACAGGTTTATGGTTAATCCCGATAAAGATCACTAGGAAGCAGTGAAGTGGATCTTTAGATATTTGAGAGGTAGCTCTAAGTCTTGCTTGAGTTTTGGTAGCTCTAAACCAGTTTTGGAGGGTTATACAGATGCAGATATGGCTGGTGACCTTGATGGTAGAAAATCTACTTCTtggtatttatttacttttgtagGGGGAGCTGTATCATGGCAGTCAAAATTGTAGAAGTGTGTTGCCTTATCTACAATTGAGGTTGAGTATATTGTAGCGAATGAAGCAAGTAAAGAAATGCTTTGGATGAAACGATTTCTCCAAGAATTGGGTTTGACGCAAGACAAGTGTGTAGTTCATTGTGATAGTCAAAGTGCAATAGACTTGAGCAAGAATGCTATGTTCCATTCTCGCTTGAAGCACATTGAAGTAAGATACCATTGAATAAGACTAGTTGTTGAAAAAAGATTGATGTAACTGAGAAAGATTCATACTGAGAAGAATCCAGTTGATATGTTGACTAAGGTTGTGACCAAAGAGAAGCTTGAGCTTTGTGCCAGAACAGTCGGCATGAATTCTAACTGAAGAGTTGGGATGAAGATCTCTTTCCTTGATGGGCaggagggggagattgttgaGGTGCACGGCACCTAGAGTCCAGCCCATATATAAGGAATCCTATTTCCATTAGAAATAGGTGTATGTGTTGCACAAGAAGTCAAAGACTCCTATTCAATTAAGAATAGGAGTGTAGGCGGCAGAACTTTTATATAAAGCATATTTCGTGCTTTCACGTATAGTGTGAGAGATTCAGAGAGACTGAAGAGTGAAACACAAATTTGAAGCCGACTGAAGGAAAAATATTGGTGCTTTGTGTGGCAttgagggaaaaatgaaaatgtgatttttcttttgctcaagacacacaaggaagataaattgaGGGGTTTTCTTTAGGATGATTATTTGAGTGCTACAACCATAGAGAGTTGAAGTATTCAAAGTGGAAGATCTTGCTACCGGATTTTGTGGTGAGGTTGTATTTGTTCCTAGAAGTATTATtgtattttctcaatttattgtgacccaccattcatgtgagatgagagagtacacatttatggtactccgagagtacctaataatttttcccAATATACatactcttctttctttctttattgtttGTTATATAGAAAAATTGTAGGGGGTGACTTGTCCAAGGAAGACCTTGCCTAGGTATGACCATTAACCATCACAACATCTATTCATTGAGTAACCAATGTCTTTAGAATCTAAATAAGAGATTGGGAAATGGAGGACCGGGGACCATAGATACTCATCCAATGGGTTCAGCCATAGCATAACCTCAAAACTAGTATTGTCTGTGGGTGCTTGAAAACCAAATTTATGAATTAAGGATTGTGATAGTCTATAGTGATATCTTAGTCGTGTCCGATGTCTATATATAGTTTGAATCTCACCTCTCTTTAATCTCCTCCTCCTAATTAACTCCCCCACAATATAccttaaacaaaattaaaatttatattacaaCACGTAATAGGTCCTCTTAATTTAAGGCTTCAATATTACTATACATAACTAGATAATTAGATTAcgtactaaaaaaatttctcttaaGAAGTTATCAATATATCAAGAACAAATAAGTTTACACAGTTGCTAATTCTGCAAAAGTTTGTGTATTAGCAGTGCTTGTAATAAACACTATCTACAATTATATATTCCAAAAAGCGACATCACCAACAACTAACCAAAAATGCCGTAAGTATTTTAAGGCAATAAATTGTGGAGGCAGAAAAGTCTACGCGAAGACCGAGTAAACCCACACTTAACAAATTTCCAACGTTGACAAGATTTGAAAATGAGACACTTAACAAATTCATTGCATACCTATGTTACctgtcaacattttttttatcacaatattggGCCATGACACGACTTGTGTCATACTGTCCACGTCACAAATTATGAATGATGGAAAAAAAGTGGCAATTTAATATGAAAGTAACAGATAATTAATCACAGTCTAACATGTAAGaaagttatataaaaaattgtaataatttatgtGGTACTAGAATTACTCCAAACTCCTCTATCCTATTCTTAGTCCTTAGAGCAGTCTAGTCAATGCTGTTCACTCAAAGTGTACATGAGAGAAATGGACATTTTAAACGAAGGAACTGAACTTGGGCCAAACTAAAGAGTCTTCTAGCCTCAAATAGCTTTTGTTAAGCCCgccaataaactaattaaactGTCCGAAGCCAACACTAACAATCTTCTGATCTTATCTCAAatagttattttaaaaataattttttgttttccaattacAGAAAATTGTAGGTCCCAAAAGAAAAGTGTATTTAACgcctattttaagaaaattgttctcaaaaGTCACTACAGAGAacagttttttgttttcaatttaatttagtcTTCAAAGGCaatgtttatttaaataataatatatgtttttgtctttaaacccatctctctctctctctctcaagctccCTTCATCGGTGGGCAAATTAGGTTGGGCTTCTTGGGTGTTTTGCGGCAAGGCTGGGTTGTCAGGAATTGCAATGGTGAGACgcaacactctctctctctctctctctctctcaaaacacCATAACGACTTGAGATTTTAATTAGTATTTATAATAGTATCTATCCcaaacattttacaaaataaaaaggtaaaactatatatatatatatatattttttttgttaaattttataaataaaccaAGATATTTGattctttatataaaattaatcaagTTGTATATTGTATTTTACGACTCGcctttattatgaaaatgttgtgaatgtatgtatcatttttttttttgagaaataagatTAATACACCATTATCGTAGGTCTCAAATTGTATTAAGTTGACCTTGATTACATATCAGAAAGACATAATCTTTAATGGGGGTACTACAGTTAAGTACAATCAAGCAACAAAAGTTTACAACCATTTTTTGTGGTGTAGTTTCATCGCCACTATCATCGTTCTTAATATGAGCATAATACTTCAAAGCTTTTgctttattattaatattatttttgaattcaaagCTTTTGCTTGCTTAATATTGGTAATACATGTTCCATATATAGAATGTCAAAATGCTTCATACACAACAATGGGGCTCCTCACTTGAAATGTGCCATCATCCCAAATTAAAGAAGCAGAGACTATTTGTCTATCTATTGTTCCTTTAATCGTAAGGGAAAACGATAGCTTTTGTTTGAGAGATGTAAATGATAGAACACTAGGGTTCACTTTGATACTAAGTCCAGGTGGGGTGCTCACAATAGCTTTGTATGTAGATGTTGATGTTCCAACATTGGTGATTGTCCGATTGAAAACATGACTTATAGAATTTGAGGATGGTGTGGATAGAGCAAAAGAAGGATAGTTTAGATCGAAAACTTTTCTATTAGTACCTTTGGGACAACTACTACTGTCTCCGGTAATAGCTTGTAATAACTTCGTACTATATCCTTGTCCACACAAAAAAGCTATGTAGTCAAGTGCATCAATATCATATATTAAACCGGGATTTGCACCCCTATGTGGATTAATATTGCCCGCACCATATGCAAATTCAGCTCCAGAGCTCTCTTCAGGATTCATGGGGACAGCTGCAAGTATTACACCAAATTTGGTTGTGGTTATGGTTTATATTAAAATGAggataaaatacaatattaatccttaaactttaaactttaatttacCAACTATATTAGTTCCTAAAGTTTAaagttatatcttttaattccTAACAAACTTAAggtaatctttttatttttattttatatatatatatatatatatatatatatatatatatatatatatatatatatatatttatatattcaacAACCATCAAATCTCTCTAATGAAACGATGACATGACCAAACTAAAAACTAACACATCATCATTATGTTAGACATGTTAGGGACAAAAGTCACAAAAGACGATCACTTTAAGCTTAAGAGACAAAAGAGACTCACTTTTGTTAGGGATTTAAAACAATCAATTTAGACTTAAAGAACAAACTAATTAGTTTGGCCTTAAAATGACCAAGATTAGGAACTGAATATAGCTATTACCAGTAGTCATCAGAGCAGATTTGATAGCTGCAGGTGACCATGTGGGATGGAAAGATTTGATGTAGGCAGCCGCGCCTGAACCATGAGGGCAAGACATTGATGTCCCCGAGATTATATTATATGACAATGCTCTCTTATCAAAATTGACATTAGAAATTGGGGAAATTGGAGAAATTGGTGGCCATGCAGCTAGAATGTCTACTCCAGGAGCAGCTAAATCGGGCTAAAACAAGATAAAATAGGTTtcaataagaataataataccAATAATTCTAGGGGAGTAACATAATTTATAACTTTATTCACCACTATTGACATAGTCGGTTGTGATTGATGTATAATAAAAGCAATTACTGATTACTAGGAAGTTACCTTGAGAATGTTGTGTGCAGCTGGGTTTGGACCTCTAGATGAGAACTCAGCTATGTAAGGTGCAAATGGATCTTTACGGTCATCAGTCTTAAGAATAGTCGCAGTTGGGCTTCTGTAAAATTGTGCATCTTGATTAGGATTAGTGTGTCCTGTGAGTTGTGAAGTCCTTAATTGTCTAGGATATTTTAGATTAATACCTTGTCGAATTTATGTACAAGTAAATATCGCCACCATCCTCCAAGCTAAGGTAAGCTGCAGGCAAGGGAAACGCAAAAGCCCCAGAACCGGGGCGTCGGCCTTGCATCACAGTACCAACTGCACCAGCTAAGAGTTGCCCAACCCCATAATTCTCAACATCACAAAGTACAATTTTACCTTTCACCAAATTTTTGTCCAAGGAATCTTCGTAGCAATACCTGCATTTTTCCAAtaagttccattttttttaactaccaacttttcttttataatactTCCATGTTAGAATACgctttttttcaataattcgATAGTTAAGTGGATGAATATGAATCTTAAatgtttctattaaaaatactaaaaagttTCAATTAAGTTATAAAGCACTTGATAATTGGTACCACTCCTTTGAAGCAAAAGGAATTTCCACCTGCTAGTTTAATACAATTTCTACcattcatctcaaaaaaaaaaaaaaaaaaaaccataaaattgcTCCTTTTGTTTGTGAGTAGTTCTAAGACCACAAACTATTCCACCACTTTTTTGTTACAACTCTGACATGGCAAACTATGAATAGTTAATTATCACTTATAAATAGacccataattttttcttcaccatcacACTTTGTCACATCACAATTATAGCAAAGAagttgtgtaattttttgtgGTACtagaatttttcattttgtatatgtatatatcaaaaaaagttactttcttttttttttcaattacctGGACAGGGATGAATCATACTCTTCTGTCTTGTTTGGTGCATCTCCACCATAAATTATTGGATACGTTTCATTTTTGAGGTCAAATGTATTAATTGAAATACCCTACACACGAAGTaaagaaattctacaaattagtttgcagttttatttttataccatAGGCTTTACACATGCAATTCGACAGTACTATTAAGGAAATGGTTCGCTCAGCAGTTTCAAATAGAATGCAACTCCAATTCTCACATTGAGCGACTGAGTGTTTTACTTTATGTTTCATCAATTACCTTATATTATGTGcctatattttttatatctcAATTTATTGTTACTTTCTAAGGAAAAACTAGGAATGTGTTGTAGACTACAATTAGTGAAGTATAAAATATAACACCAAGATTAGGATATAGGAATTTTTCCTTATGTATTAGCATTTTATTAATGTtattatttttcagaaaaacaAATTACATAGAATCTTTTCTTATAggtcaaaaataataataattattattatcaaaaaaatcccTAATTAAATTCCACAAGGGCATATTAATTACCTCAAAGATCTTGTTGTTACCTAATCGGACCTTGGTGTAGAACTTTCGGTCCATGGTGCTTGCAGCCACAGAAAGAGACCATGGGGCGAAGCTTGAGAGTGTTGCTAGATATGGACCTCGGTTACCAGCAGGAGTTGATGTCAATATTCCATTTCTCATAGCATGAAAGGCACCAATGGCAATTGTATCTATAAAATAGTTGTCAGAAGATCCACCAATTGAAATAGATATTATGTCAACTCCATCAGCAATGGCATCATCGAATGCTGCAAGAATATCAACATCATCACAGCCAAGATACCAACATACTTTGTACACAGCAATACGTGCTGATGGAAGCCCTCCTCGTGCTGTTCCCAAACCAATGCCTTTTACGCTGGCCTTGCTCACTAAGTTCCCAGCTGCTATTGATGCAACATGTGTTCCATGGCCTTCTGAATCTCTTGGAGATCGAAAAtcttctttttgaaaatctCGATCACTACGGTAATATTTTGCTCCAATGATTTTACTGCATTAATTTTAACCACATTTGTTAGTTGTACTTTTGATTCTAAATTTATGTGCTTGGCACAACGTTTTTCACAAACTTTTTCCCTAGTTGCTAACATGGCTTTTTGTGATTGGAACAATATTACTTTTACTTGCTTTACGATTGACATCAATTTTATTGTTCACTAATTACAATTAGTCAtgttagtaatttataaaataaaatacaaaacgCAATAGATGGATGTTAAAGATATACTTGTTGCAAGTGAAATTGGTTGGGGCTTGACATTTGCCCTTCCATTTGCTAGGTGGTGGACCAAATCCTTTGTCATTAAAGCTATCAGACTCCGGCCAAATTCCAGTGTCGAATACTCCTATAATGACGTCGCTCTTAGTTGTTGGTCTATCGACTTGCTTAGGAAGGCCAAGGAAGTCCCATGACCTTGTTGTATGGagctcttttttttggttagggaACACCGACACTACCCCATCCATTCCTACATATTCATTGTTACATCATTTTGTTATgaattcaagaaatttttttttgggggggaagAATTGTGATTAGGTTCACCCACCAGCCATTTTTTGAGCTTCTTGCTCAGTTAGCTCCACTGCAAATCCATGGAAACTCCTTTTGTAGCTATAAAGTAAAGATTCTGGACCAATATGGCTGAAAGTAGGCATATGCATTTTGACAGGTTAGGACCTAGAAGCATTTCAATGCTTGATAACTAtaaccatatatttttttatgtaattgagatcttgttaactttttttttttctaacttttttgaATCTAAtggataaatttaaaaaaaaaaaatcatatatatatataaattacaaaattgctaaaatcattgaaattgataataaaataatagctaataaaaatacaaaatggaaaaattaaCTCATATTACATAAAGTACATTGCTTAAGtttaataatttatcaaaacataaaatgaaaatgtaaaatgGAATTTTAACCAGGGTAGTGTTTCTAACTTTTTgggaataaaattttatatataatgtattatattaataattttaaggtAAAACCACAAATATATATTGAATGTATAACATTTATATTGAATCATATAAtcttaatattataataatatgtaAAAACCAATGTTTATTATATTACATGTAATAATGATATAAGATTCTAAAAAAACCAAGTGACATAGATATAAAATACAACATGTGAGactccactttttattttcccaCTAAATATAACATGACAAAAACTTATCGTgaaaaatgtcaaaaacttgttataaaaaaaataaaaaaaataacattcatATAGCGAGTTTATGGTGGTGCCATTATACTACTTTTATAACCTGCCGATGACATCTTGTAGCATGCTTGTGTAAAGGGATGATGTGGAAACTTCATCCCTCTTGTTGCCCATATACACAATATAAGCCTGCGTGCataatatcatatcatatcatttcaagaaaataaagttAGTTTAAGTCATGCCTAAAAGTCTTCCTTTATGAGTATTTTGCATTATTCTCTACTAATCATAGTTTGTCACATAATTCTTTTCCCTTTAAGAAGTATccaaagtttaaaattaaaGGGAGAAGAAAAAATCAAGTACTACATACCATACGTCAATTGCTGGCAGGGATAGAGGTAGGGGATTTGGGTGGGGAGACCAaaggggccatggcccccaTATATAGCATTTCAAAAATCTCCTTAACACAATACCTATTTTAGAATTTAGCCCAATAAACTTGGCCCCCCCTAACAACCTAACAACATCATTGgcctccttaaaaaaaaaaaaaaagcccaaataaCAATCCAACGACTAAAATTAAACGATTGGCATATGAAAGCCCAAGCATTTACCAAAAATTTACTAAACCCATCATATTCATATAGTCAAAATCTCActccccaatttttttttttttttgaagaagaaaaaaaatgcccaaaattAAAGCTGGTCCAATCACTTTAGAAAGTTAATAATAAAGCAGAGgctaaaatattataataaatttatctaaaaaGTAAATATTTGATTAAAGTTGGTTGAGCATTCTGatttgatttcctttatttaaTAGCAATGCaacatgcataaaaaatttaacaatatttttttacaaaagttgAGTTGACAAACTTTTCGTAGTTCTCATATAGATTTatcattaacatcattttttttaactaccaGTAACAATTAGTCTCATCAACAATTGTGcaattttttgtcttcttcttttttttttttttttttttttgtgtgtgtttatagatttttggttttctaaAGGTTGTTGACTTACTAAAGTAtttaataaagattttttttttttgagaaactttaaTAAAGATAGTTGAGCACTTGTTTTTAGTTTGACatccttatattaaagagacaGAACATTTCTAGACATAAATTATTAACTTAGCAATAATAACTAATGTTAACAACAATCTTAATTATAGCAACATTTGactttggattttttgttttcttgtatttttttttttacctagcAAGTAGCAACCATAATTAATCTGAATAACAATACATGTATTGTAGTGAGGTATGGCATGATGaaatttgccaacttattttactattcagcttatttttactactattcatggccTCACTAtacttttttgtattatttatgggttttactatattatttcaactaatttttacttttatctacctTACTTTcagaaaaaagttttcagtttcagcaaaataaacggatctCAAACAGATCctaaaaaacaatcattttgtgtttttcagtTTGTTTAGAAATTGCTAATATTGAATGAGTGTTATTTTGaacttttatgaattttttatattcatattcTCCCTTCAATCGAAATTTTGGCTTCGTCCCTAATTAATGCAACTGTAAATTAAGCGGAAAAGCATAATTTACCTTTCGATCATTCTGAGAAGTTGAGTGACCAATAAGCAGAGTGGAGGCGAAGCTGAGAA
This genomic window contains:
- the LOC126697530 gene encoding cucumisin-like isoform X1, whose translation is MAGKTTSLLMLLFLSFASTLLIGHSTSQNDRKAYIVYMGNKRDEVSTSSLYTSMLQDVIGSHIGPESLLYSYKRSFHGFAVELTEQEAQKMAGMDGVVSVFPNQKKELHTTRSWDFLGLPKQVDRPTTKSDVIIGVFDTGIWPESDSFNDKGFGPPPSKWKGKCQAPTNFTCNNKIIGAKYYRSDRDFQKEDFRSPRDSEGHGTHVASIAAGNLVSKASVKGIGLGTARGGLPSARIAVYKVCWYLGCDDVDILAAFDDAIADGVDIISISIGGSSDNYFIDTIAIGAFHAMRNGILTSTPAGNRGPYLATLSSFAPWSLSVAASTMDRKFYTKVRLGNNKIFEGISINTFDLKNETYPIIYGGDAPNKTEEYDSSLSRYCYEDSLDKNLVKGKIVLCDVENYGVGQLLAGAVGTVMQGRRPGSGAFAFPLPAAYLSLEDGGDIYLYINSTRSPTATILKTDDRKDPFAPYIAEFSSRGPNPAAHNILKPDLAAPGVDILAAWPPISPISPISNVNFDKRALSYNIISGTSMSCPHGSGAAAYIKSFHPTWSPAAIKSALMTTAVPMNPEESSGAEFAYGAGNINPHRGANPGLIYDIDALDYIAFLCGQGYSTKLLQAITGDSSSCPKGTNRKVFDLNYPSFALSTPSSNSISHVFNRTITNVGTSTSTYKAIVSTPPGLSIKVNPSVLSFTSLKQKLSFSLTIKGTIDRQIVSASLIWDDGTFQVRSPIVVYEAF
- the LOC126697530 gene encoding cucumisin-like isoform X3; this translates as MIESHIGPESLLYSYKRSFHGFAVELTEQEAQKMAGMDGVVSVFPNQKKELHTTRSWDFLGLPKQVDRPTTKSDVIIGVFDTGIWPESDSFNDKGFGPPPSKWKGKCQAPTNFTCNNKIIGAKYYRSDRDFQKEDFRSPRDSEGHGTHVASIAAGNLVSKASVKGIGLGTARGGLPSARIAVYKVCWYLGCDDVDILAAFDDAIADGVDIISISIGGSSDNYFIDTIAIGAFHAMRNGILTSTPAGNRGPYLATLSSFAPWSLSVAASTMDRKFYTKVRLGNNKIFEGISINTFDLKNETYPIIYGGDAPNKTEEYDSSLSRYCYEDSLDKNLVKGKIVLCDVENYGVGQLLAGAVGTVMQGRRPGSGAFAFPLPAAYLSLEDGGDIYLYINSTRSPTATILKTDDRKDPFAPYIAEFSSRGPNPAAHNILKPDLAAPGVDILAAWPPISPISPISNVNFDKRALSYNIISGTSMSCPHGSGAAAYIKSFHPTWSPAAIKSALMTTAVPMNPEESSGAEFAYGAGNINPHRGANPGLIYDIDALDYIAFLCGQGYSTKLLQAITGDSSSCPKGTNRKVFDLNYPSFALSTPSSNSISHVFNRTITNVGTSTSTYKAIVSTPPGLSIKVNPSVLSFTSLKQKLSFSLTIKGTIDRQIVSASLIWDDGTFQVRSPIVVYEAF
- the LOC126697530 gene encoding cucumisin-like isoform X2 translates to MLLFLSFASTLLIGHSTSQNDRKAYIVYMGNKRDEVSTSSLYTSMLQDVIGSHIGPESLLYSYKRSFHGFAVELTEQEAQKMAGMDGVVSVFPNQKKELHTTRSWDFLGLPKQVDRPTTKSDVIIGVFDTGIWPESDSFNDKGFGPPPSKWKGKCQAPTNFTCNNKIIGAKYYRSDRDFQKEDFRSPRDSEGHGTHVASIAAGNLVSKASVKGIGLGTARGGLPSARIAVYKVCWYLGCDDVDILAAFDDAIADGVDIISISIGGSSDNYFIDTIAIGAFHAMRNGILTSTPAGNRGPYLATLSSFAPWSLSVAASTMDRKFYTKVRLGNNKIFEGISINTFDLKNETYPIIYGGDAPNKTEEYDSSLSRYCYEDSLDKNLVKGKIVLCDVENYGVGQLLAGAVGTVMQGRRPGSGAFAFPLPAAYLSLEDGGDIYLYINSTRSPTATILKTDDRKDPFAPYIAEFSSRGPNPAAHNILKPDLAAPGVDILAAWPPISPISPISNVNFDKRALSYNIISGTSMSCPHGSGAAAYIKSFHPTWSPAAIKSALMTTAVPMNPEESSGAEFAYGAGNINPHRGANPGLIYDIDALDYIAFLCGQGYSTKLLQAITGDSSSCPKGTNRKVFDLNYPSFALSTPSSNSISHVFNRTITNVGTSTSTYKAIVSTPPGLSIKVNPSVLSFTSLKQKLSFSLTIKGTIDRQIVSASLIWDDGTFQVRSPIVVYEAF